Sequence from the Mycobacterium florentinum genome:
TTCTGGAACTCGGTGTCGACGTCGCAGACGACCTCGGACAGTTCCCAGATCCGGGTCAGTCCCGGCGCCAGCGGTTCGGCGATCTCCCATCGGTTGTCGGTAGGCTCATCGAAATATGTTGGCAGTGAGAAGAATCCGTTGAAATTCACCGATGCGTAGCTCGCGGTGTAGGCGCCGGCATCGGCGATCTCGACCCGATCGCCTGGACTCAGGGTGAGCGGAAGCGGATAGCTTTGGTAGAGCACGTCGTCGCCGTCGCACGTCGGGCCCGCGACGACCGCGTCGCCGACGGGATCGCCATCGCGGTCGGTCGCAAGCCGATACCGGATGTACTCGTTCTCGGTCTCGGCGAGACCGCCGTAACGCCCGATGTCCAGGTACACCCAACGCCGCGCATCGGTTCCGGCACGTACCGCGACCACTTCGCAGCTGATCGTGCCCGCCGTGGCCGCGATCGCCCGCCCGGGTTCTACGGCGAGCCGCGGTGGGCTCGCGCCGAAATGGCGGGCCAGTGCGGAGTGGATTGCCTCGGCGACCACGCCGAGGTCCGGTGCGCCGACCGCATACGCCAGCGGGTACCCGCCGCCGACATTGATCGTGTGCAGATCGCCGACCTCGTCGAAAATCGATGCGGCACAACGAATTCCCAGCTCCCATGCCGCCGGGTCGAGCTGTTGTGAGCCGACATGAAAGCACACGCCCTCGGTGTATAGTCCCAGCTGCCGGGCGCGCCTCAGCAATCCCGCGGCGGCATCGGGCGCGCAGCCGAACTTGTGCCCGAACGGCGTCACCGACGATGGAAAGTCCGGTGCGATACGGCATTCCACCGCCGCGCCCGGCGCGTGCTCGGCGATGTCGTCGGCTCCCTGCTCGGTGTCGAACGCGAACCGTCGCACCCCGCGCTTATACGCCCGGGCGATGTCGGCGGGCTTCTTGACGGTATTCCCGAACGTCAGCAGGCCGCCGTCGATCCCGGCGGATCCGCAGGTGTCGATCTCGCCGACGGACGCGACGTCGAATGCGGAGCCCTCCGTCGTCAGCAGGCGCAGGATCGGTTCGGCGGGGTTCGCTTTGACCGCGTAGCGGATCTGCGCCTGGGGAAATGCGGTGCGCAGCGCCCGGAAGTTCTCGCGCACCTGACCGAGATCGATGCTCAGATACGGTGTCTCGGGCACAGGTCGCAGAGTAGTACGCGCGACGGTGTGCGCGGGGCGCGGACTAGGCGTCCGGGTGCGTCGGCAGCGAGAAGTGTTCCGGCGGGACGGCCGGGGCGGCGGGCGCCTGTCCGGTGAGCTGGGTAGTGATGCCGTCCAGGATCTCGTTGACGTCACCGGTGAGGCGGTTGTAGTTCAGCGTTCCGTGCTGGAAGTTCTGCGTGACCTGCAGCGGCTCTTGGATTTCGGCGCTGGTCGGCAAGCCGAGCGGGCCGCGTTCGTAGCTCTGCGAGGCCCAGGCGTCATAGATCGCTCCGGTGACCGGTTGTGCTCCGGTCACTGGCGACCAATACATGGCGCCCTTGGCGAAGGTGGAGTAGCGGGCATCGCCCTCGGCGTTGTCCTCCGGCGAGGTGGGCGCGCCCAGCACGCTGTTCATGCCACCCAGCTCCTGCCAGTGCTGGTAGATCGCGCCGCCCTGCAGCGCCTTGATCAACTCCTCCGGCGGATCGTTGAAATGGGATGCGATGTCCCGGATTTCGTCCATCAGCGCGTAGGCGGCATTGCCCGGGCAGTCGGTGTTGCCGACGTCGCGGTGGGTGAAAATGGTCGGCAGCGTCGCGACGGCGCCGGCCGGATACGTGGTGTAGTGGCTGCCCGCGGACTCCAATGTCACCGTGCCCTTGGGGTCGACGCCGTCCAGGCTCAGCCGCCAGCCCAGCAGCCGCCCGACCGCGCGAAGCTGAAGCGGTGTGGGCGGTACGTCGTCGAAGTTGCCGATCATCGCGACACCCCAGGTGTTGCGGTTGAATCCGCCGGTGTGGAAGCCCTCGACGGCCTTGGTGAGACCGCCGGCGCCGCCCTCGAACACCTGGCCGTACTTGTCGACCAGGGCGTTGTAGGCGATGTCGCACCAGCCCAGCGTCTTGCTGTGGTACGTGTAGATCGCCTTGACGATGCCCGCCGATTCGAGTGGGGAGTAGTCGTTGCTGCCCGCGGTGTGATGGATGACGGCCGCACGAATCCCGTTGTCGTACTGCGGACTACCGCATCGCAGTGACTCGTCGGCACCCCACTCCTCCCGGCTGATGATGGGGGGAGCCTGGCCGGGCATCACGACTCCGGCCGGTGGTGTCCACTGTGTCTTGGCCGGCGTCTGCGGCGGGGAGATGAGGATCGCGGAGATGTTCTGACCGAACGGCTGTTCCCGGGAGGCGGGCCGGTAGCCCAGATCGTTGACCGGCGCCGCGGGCGGTACGCCCACGGTCACCTCGGCGTCGAGCGGGCGGGTCACCGCGATCTGCACGGTGGTCGTGGTGCCGACGAACACCGGATCGGTGCTGCGGGGTCCCTCGGTCGGTCCGGCCGGCGGGGCCGACTCACCGGCCGGCGGACCGTTGTCCGGCGCCGCGGTCTCGTATTCGGTCTGATACCAGGGTCCCCACGAACCGTCGGGGCGTTTGGCCCGCACCCGGGTCGAGGTGCCGGCCAGGTCACCGGTGAGGGCGACCAGAGAAAACGGCGTCTCTTGGCTGACTTCGCGAACCGTGACGCCGGCGCCGAGTCCGACCAGCGGCCGCTCGGTGAGCTTGGTCTCGCGAGCCGGCGGCGCGGCGCCGCGGGCGCCGTGGTCGCGGGTCAGGTCCGCGACCGCCGAAACGAGGACCACCGTGGCCGCGATGGCGGTAAGCAACATCGTTGGCGCACGGTGACGAGACGACACCAGCTGATGTTACGTGTGTTTCTGGTGTTATTAATGAGGCGACACGAATTTCCGGGTGCCCAAAACCGGGCCCGAACTGTTCGACGGCACCGCAGAGCAGTGACTCTGCGGTGCCGTCGGGTGACAGGACCCCCGAAGTTCTAGACGGGAGGCAGTGCCGGGGGAAGCGCTGCCGCCGCACCCGGCAGGGCACCAGCGGCACCCGGCAGGGCCGCCGCGGCATGCGGCAGGGCCGCAGCCGCACCGGGCAGTGCACCGGCCGCGCCCGGCAGGGCACCGGCGGCACCCGGAAGGGCACCGGCGGCACCCGGAAGGGCACCGGCCGCACCCGGTAGAGCACCAGCGCCGCCCTGAGCCTGCATGATGGCCGGCATCACGAGGCCCTTGAGCAGGTCGATGGCCTGACCAGCACCGAGTTGGTTGGCGGCCTGCATCACGTCGTTGACGAGCCCGCCACCGCCGCCGCTGCCGGTGCCACCGCCGATCGGCGAACCGCCGCCCAGCGTCGACGGGTCACCCAGGATCGGGTAGGTGCCGTCGACACCCGGGTCCATCGGTGCACTGATCGGCACCTCGCCGGGGGTGCCCAGGCCACCGGGAGTCAGGCCGGCCGGGCTGGTCAGCCCGGGGTTGGCCAGCGCCGGGTTCAGCCCCGCGCCGGGCATTGTCGGCATACCGGGAGTGGTCGGCGTGCCGGGCACACCGGGCGTCAGCGCACCGGGCGCGGCACCGGGCGTCAGACCCGGACTGGTGAGACCGGGGGTCAGACCCGGGCTGGTCAGGCCCGGACTCGGCAGACCCGTGGTGCCCAGGCCCGGAGTGCCCAGACCCGGGCTGGTCAGGCCCGTGGTGCCCAAGCCGGGAGTGCCCAGACCCGGGCTGGTCAGCCCGGTGGTCCCGAGGCCCGTCGTGCCGGTGCCGGTACCGCCCAGGGCGGGAATCGGCGGCAGGTTGACCCCGAACTGGGACAGACCCTGAGTCAGCGCACCCACGAGCTCGCCGGGCAGGTCGGTCATGACCGCTGCCTGCTTGAAATCGTGGTGCTCCACCGGCTTGCTGGTGGCGGTCGATTCATAAACAAGGAAGTAAGCGCAAGGACTCGCCACTGCCAGGGCGGCGACCGCGCTCATGGCTGTCGAGAGCTTGCGACGGCGTCGGTTCGGCACGGAAGTCTCCTCAATTCATCGGTTGTGTCGGCGGATCCCACCAGTCCGTACCCGGTGGGAACCACGCAAAGTCGATGGTACGAGTGAGAAAGCTGTTACTAGAGTGGCGATATTGAATCGTGAGGTTTTTGCGACCCTGCGCGTTACGTGCGATTCGGGTGCCTGCAAACCAGTCTTCACGTGCTCGAATCCCGACTCGTCAGCCTCGCCAAATGGGGTTACGCCCGCGGGGTCAGATACCCTAAGCAACCGATGACCGCTCGTTTTGACCTCCTCGTCGTCGGATCCGGATTCTTCGGCCTCACCATCGCCGAACGTGTGGCCAGCCAACTCGGAAAGCGCGTGCTCGTCGTCGAGAGACGCCCGCACATCGGTGGCAACGCCTATTCCGAAGCGGAGCCGCAGACGGGCATCGAGGTCCACAAGTACGGCGCCCACCTTTTCCACACCTCGAACAAGAGGGTGTGGGATTACGTGCGCCAGTTCACCGAATTCACCAACTACCAGCACCGGGTGTTCGCGATGCACAACGGGCAGGCCTACCAGTTCCCGATGGGACTGGGCCTGGTCTCGCAGTTCTTCGGCAAGTACTTCACCCCCGAGCAGGCCCGGCAGCTGATCGCCGAGCAGGCCGCCGAGATCGACACCGCCGACGCGCAGAACCTCGAGGAAAAGGCCATCTCGCTGATCGGCCGGCCGCTCTACGAGGCGTTCGTCAAGGGCTACACCGCCAAGCAGTGGCAGACCGACCCGCGCGAACTGCCCGCGGCCAACATCACCCGGCTGCCGGTGCGCTACACCTTCGACAACCGCTACTTCAACGACACCTACGAGGGCCTACCGGTCAACGGGTACACGGCGTGGCTGGAGAACATGGCCGCCGACGACCGCATCGAGGTCCGGCTGGATACCGACTGGTTCGACGTCCGCGAGCAACTGCGCGCCGAGAGCCCCGACGCCCCGGTCGTCTACACCGGCCCGCTGGATCGCTACTTCGACTACGCCGAGGGGCGGCTCGGCTGGCGCACCCTGGACTTCGAGCTCGAGGTCCTGCCCATCGGCGACTTCCAGGGCACGCCGGTGATGAACTACAACGATCCCGACGTCCCGTACACCCGCATCCACGAATTCCGGCACTTCCACGTCGAGCGCGACTACCCGACCGACAAGACGGTGATCATGCGGGAGTACTCCCGGTTCGCCGCGGACGACGACGAGCCCTACTATCCGATTAATACCGAGGCCGACCGCGCCCTGTTGGCCGCCTACCGGGGGAGGGCGAAGTCCGAGACCGCTGCTTCGAAGGTACTTTTCGGCGGGCGGCTGGGCACCTATCAGTATCTGGATATGCATATGGCGATTGCCAGCGCACTGAATATGTACGACAACACCCTCGCGCCACACCTGCGTGACGGCAAAGCCCTAATCGAAGAAGAGGAAGGCGCGCGCGGATGAGTGCCGTGAGCTTGCTGTCCCGAATCATCTTGCCGCGCCCGGGTGAACCGCTCGACGTGCGCAAGCTGTACCTCGAGGAGTCGACCACCAACGCCCGGCGGGCGCACGCGACCACCCGCACCTCGCTGGAGATCGGCAAAGAATCCGAGGTCTCGTTCGCCACGTATTTCAACGCCTTCCCGGCCAGCTATTGGCGCCGCTGGTCGATCTGCACGTCGGTGGTGCTGCGCGCCGAGCTGACCGGAACCGGGCGCATCGACCTGTACCGCACCAAGGCCACCGGGGTGCGGATCTCGGTGGAGGGACGCCAATTCGTCGGCACCGACGAACAGCCGGCCGTCGTCGAGATCGAGGTGCCGCTCAAGTCGTTCGAGGACGGCGGCTGGATCTGGTTCGACATCACCACCGACACCGCGGTCAACTTGGTCAGCGGGGGCTGGTACGCGACCGAACAGGCTCCGGGCACGGCCAACATCGCCGTCGGTATCCCGACTTTCAACCGCCCCGCCGACTGCGTCAATGCGCTGGCCGATCTCACCGCAGACCCGTTGGTGGACAAGGTGATCGGCGCGGTGATCGTCCCGGATCAGGGCACCCGCAAGGTGCGCGATCACCCGGACTTCGCGGCGGCGTCCGCGGGCCTGGGCAATCGTCTGTCCATCCACAACCAGCCCAACCTCGGCGGTTCCGGCGGCTACAGCCGGGTGATGTACGAGGCGCTGAAAAACACTGACTGCCAACAGATCCTGTTCATGGACGACGACATCCGCATCGAGCCGGACACGATCCTGCGGGTGCTGGCCATGAGCCGCTTCGCCAAGACGCCGATGCTGGTCGGCGGTCAGATGCTCAACCTGCAGGAGCCGTCGCACCTGCACATCATGGGTGAGGTCGTCAATCAGTCGAACTTCATGTGGACCGCCGCGCCGCACGCCGAGTACGACCACGACTTCGCCGAATTCCCGTTGGGGGACAAGAACGATCGCAGCGCGCTGCTGCACCGTCGCATCGACGTCGACTTCAACGGCTGGTGGACGTGCATGATCCCGCGGCAGGTCGCCGAGGAGCTGGGTCAGCCGCTGCCGCTGTTCATCAAGTGGGATGACGCCGAATACGGGCTGCGCGCCGGCGAACACGGCTACCCGACGGTCACGCTGCCCGGTGCCGCGATCTGGCACATGGCGTGGAGCGACAAGGACGACGCGATCGACTGGCAGGCCTACTTCCACCTGCGCAACCGGCTGGTGGTCGCGGCACTGCACTGGGACGGCGACATCGCCGGCCTGGTCCGTAGCCACCTCAAGGCCACCCTGAAACACCTTGCCTGCCTTGAGTACTCAACGGTCGCGATCCAGAACAGGGCGATCGACGACTTCCTGGCCGGCCCGGAGCACATCTTCTCGATCCTGGAATCGGGACTGCCGGAAGTGCATCGGCTGCGCAAGGAGTACCCGGACGCCGTGGTGCTGCCCGCGGCGAGTGAACTGCCGCCACCGCAGCACAAGACCAAGGCGATGAAGCCGCCGGTGAACCCGGTGTCCATCAGCTACCGGCTGGCCCGCGGCATCATGCACAACGCGACGGCGGCCGACCCGGAAAGCCACCGCCGCCCGGAGTTCAACGTGCCGGCCCAGGATGCGCGCTGGTTCCGGCTGTGCACCGTCGACGGTGTCACGGTCACCACCGCCGACGGGTGCGGCGTGGTGTACCGGCAGCGCGATCGGCGCAAGATGTTCCGCCTGCTGCTGTCCTCCCTGCGCCGTCAGCGCCAGTTGCTGAGCCGGTTCGACGAGATGCGCAAGGTGTACCGGGACGCGTTGCCGGTGCTGTCCAGCAAGCAGAAGTGGGAGACGGTGCTGCTGCCGGAAGCAAGCCAACATGGCTGAACCGGCCGTGCCGAGCGGCGAAGTAGCCGTGATGGTGGCCGTTCAGTCGGCACTGGCTAACCGCCCCGGGGTGTTGGCCACCGCGCGCGGAATGTCGCACTTCGGCGAGCACAGCGTCGGGTGGCTGATCGTCGAACTGCTGGGCGCCCTGTTGCGGGAGCGCCGCCGCCGGGAATGGTTGGTGGCCGCGGCCGGCACGTTCGGCGCGCACGCGGCCGCCGTAGTGCTCAAGCGAGTGGTGCGACGCAAACGCCCGCACGATTCGGCGGTCTCGGTCAATGTCGGCACCCCCAGCCAGCTGAGCTTCCCGTCCGCGCATGCCACCTCGACGACCGCCGCGGCCATCCTGATGGGCCGGGCCACCGGACTGCCGCTGCCCGCCGTGCTTGTTCCGCCGATGGCGCTGTCCCGGATACTGCTGGGCGTGCACTATCCCAGCGACGTTGCTTTCGGCGTGGCGCTCGGCGCCGCGGTCGCGCGCCTTGCACTCTGGCTCGATAGAAAGTCGAGATAGGTGTGGCCGAAATGAGCGAAGACGTGGTGACCGGAAAACCTCCGGCGAACCTGATCACCGGCGTGATCAAGGCCATGCGCCCGCGCCAATGGGTGAAGAACGTGCTCGTGCTGGCCGCGCCGGTCGCCGCGGCGGGGCACGGGGTCCGGTACGACTACGCCGATGTGCTGACCAAGGCCTCCGTGGCCTTCGTGGTGTTCAGCCTGGCGGCGTCGGCGATCTACCTGATCAATGACGTCCGCGACGTCGAAGCCGACCGGGAACACCCCACCAAGAGGTTCCGTCCGATCGCGGCCGGCGTGGTGCCCGAATGGCTGGCCTACGCGCTGGCCGTGGTGCTGGGTGCGGCCTCGCTGGGGATTTCCTTCTGGCTGACGCCGAACCTCGCGGTGGTGATGGGCGTCTACCTCGCGATGCAGCTGGCCTACTGCTTCGGCCTGAAACACCAAGCGGTGCTGGACATCTGCATCGTGTCGTCGGCGTATCTGCTCCGGGCGATCGCCGGGGGTGCGGCCACCGACATCCCGCTGTCGCAGTGGTTCCTGCTGATCATGGCGTTCGGGTCGCTGTTCATGGCGGCGGGCAAGCGCTACGCCGAGCTGCAGCTGGCCGAGCGCACCGGCGCGGCGATCCGCAAGTCGCTGGAAAGCTACACCAGCACCTACCTGCGATTCGTCTGGACGATGTCGGCGACGGCCTTCGTGATGTGTTACGGGTTATGGGCGTTCGAGCGGGACCGCGGTTCGGGCTCCTGGTACGCGGTGTCGATGGTTCCGCTGACCATTGCGGTGCTGCGCTACGCCGTTGACGTCGACGGCGGACTGGCCGGCGAGCCCGAAGAAATTGCGCTGCGTGACCGGGTGTTGCAGCTGCTGTTCCTGGCGTGGATCGCGACAGTTGGTGCCGCCGTTGCCTTCGGCTAGCCCGGGCCTGGAGGCCATCAAGCGCGAGGTGATGCGCCGCCGGCCGAGGGTCGGGCGGGCCAACCCGCCGCCGTTCCCGTACGACATCGTGGTTCGGGTCAGCCTGTGGGTGAGCGTGGCGGTGGTCGCCGTGCTCTTCGGCTGGGGAGCCTGGCAGCGGCGCTGGATCGCCGACGACGGACTGATCGTGCTGCGCACGGTGCGTAACCTGTTGGCCGGCAATGGGCCGGTGTTCAACCAGGGCGAGCGGGTCGAGGCGAACACCTCGACGGCCTGGACCTACCTGATGTACATCGGCAGCTGGGTCGGCGGGCCGGTGCGGATGGAGTACGTGGCGCTGACGCTGGCGCTGGTGCTGTCCGTGTCGGGCGTGGCGCTGCTGATGCTGGGCGCCGGCCGGCTCTATGCCCCCAGCCTGCGGGGACGCCGGGCGATCATGCTGCCCGCCGGGGCGCTGGTGTACATCGCACTGCCGCCGGCGCGTGACTTCGCCACCTCCGGGCTCGAGAGCGGCCTGACGCTGGCCTATCTGGGATTGCTGTGGTGGATGATGGTCCGCTGGTCGCAGCCGGTGCGCAACCGGCCCGAGAGCGACGTGTTCCTGGGGGTGCTGGCCTTCGTCGCGGGGTTCAGTGTGCTGGTGCGCCCCGAGCTGGCGCTGATGGGCGGCCTGGCCCTGATCATGATGCTGATCGCGGCCCGCACCTGGCGCCGCCGGATGCTGATCGTGGTGGCCGGAGGGTTGCTTCCGGTGGCCTACCAGATCTTCCGGATGGGCTATTACGGACTGCTGGTGCCCGGGACGGCGCTGGCCAAGGACGCCGCTGGTGACAAGTGGTCCCAGGGCATGATCTATCTGTCGAACTTCGTCTCGCCCTACGCCGTGTGGCTGCCGGTGCTGCTGCTGGTGCCGCTGGGGCTGCTGCTGATGGCGGCGCGGCGGCGGCCGTCGTTCTTGCGCCCGATGCTGGCGCCCAACTACGGCCGGGTGGCGCGTGCGGTGCAAAGCCCGCCGGCGGCGGTGGCCTTCGTCCTCGTGAGCGGGCTTCTGCAGGCCCTGTACTGGACCCGGCAGGGCGGCGACTTCATGCACGCGCGCGTGCTGCTGACCCCGCTTTTTTGTTTGCTGGCACCGGTCGCCGTGATCCCGGTTCTGATCCCCGACGGGCAGGATTTCTCCCGCGAAACGGGTTACTGGCTGGCCGGTGCGGCCAGCCTGCTGTGGCTCGGTATCGCGGGCTGGTCATTGTGGGCAGCAAACTCACCGGGGATGGGTTACGACGCCACCCACGTCACCTACAGCGGCATCGTCGACGAGCGTCGCTTCTATGCCCAGGCGACCGGCCACGCGCACCCGCTGACCGCCGCCGATTACCTCGATTATCCGAGGATGGCGGCGGTGCTGGCGGCGCTGGACAACACCCCGGACGGGGCGTTGTTGCTGCCGTCCGGCAACTACATCCAGTGGGACATCGTGCCCCAGCTGCAGCAGCCGCCGACGGCCCCCGGCAGCCCCCCCGACAGCAAACCGCCGCAAAAGCCGCAACACGCAGTGTTTTTCACGAACCTCGGCATGCTGGGCATGAACGTGGGGCTCGACGTCCGGGTGATCGACCAGATCGGGTTGGCGAACCCGCTGGCCCAGCACACGCGGCGCCTGACGCACGGCCGTATCGGGCATGACAAGAATCTGTTCCCGGACTGGGTGATCGCGGACGGGCCATGGGTGAAGGTATATCCGGGCATTCCGGGCTACCTGGACGCGAATTGGGTCGCCCAGGCGGTGGCGGCGCTGCAATGTCCCGAGACCAAGGCGGTGCTGGCGTCGGTGCGCGCCCCGATGTCGCCGCACCGGTTCGTCTCAAACTTCTTGCACTCCTTCGAATTCACCGCGTACCGGATCGATCGGGTGCCGCTCTACGAGCTCGCCCGGTGCGGCCTGCCGGTGCCGGAGCCGTCTCCACCGCCGCCCCGCGAGTGAATATCGCGTGGAGAAATCTCACACATATCGAACCAATCACAATTTTTCCGGCGCCGGATACTTACAGCAAATTCACATCTGCACCTCCACCAGTAAGCGCTCACTGCCCGGCACATGCGGAAATGCCGTTTTCGGGCGCCGAATGCGGCCCGAAAACCCCACCAAACCGCCGCGCGACGAGGATTTGCGGGGCGTCCTCGATGAGAGCCCGCGCGGGTTCGTGTGGTTCACTACATGAGCACTGCTGCGCCGAGATCGCATGCAGTACGACCCCAATCAACGACGCGCCCTGCTGAAGGACGCGCCGAAAGGATGAGGAAGTAAGAATGACGCTTGTTGACAGGTTTCGCGGCGCCGTGGCACGCATGCCACGTCGGCTCGTGGTGGGTGCCGCAGGTGCGGCTCTGCTGTCGGGTCTGATCGGCGTTGTGGGGGGCCCGGCGACCGCAGGGGCGTTCTCCCGCCCGGGTCTGCCGGTGGAGTACCTGCAGGTTCCGTCGGCCGCAATGGGCCGCGACATCAAGATCCAGTTCCAGAGCGGCGGCGCCAACGCGCCCGCGCTGTACCTGCTTGACGGCATGCGCGCTCAGGACGACTTCAACGGCTGGGACATCAACACCCCCGCGTTCGAGTGGTACAACCAGTCGGGCATCGCGGTCGTGATGCCGGTCGGTGGCCAGTCCAGCTTCTACTCCGACTGGTACGCGCCCGCCTGCGGTAAGGCCGGCTGCACCACTTACAAGTGGGAGACCTTCCTGACCAGCGAGCTGCCGCAGTACCTCTCGGCCAACAAGCAGGTCAAGCCGACCGGCAGCGCGGCCGTCGGTCTGTCGATGGCCGGCTCGTCGGCGCTGATCCTCGCCGCCTACCACCCGGAGCAGTTCCCGTACGCCGGCTCGCTGTCGGCGCTGCTGGACCCGTCCCAGGGCATGGGGCCGACCCTGATCGGCCTGGCCATGGGTGACGCCGGTGGCTACAAGACCAAGGACATGTGGGGGCCGTCCAGCGACCCGGCATGGCAGCGCAACGACCCGTCGCTGCAGGTTGGCAAGCTGGTCGCGAACAACACCCGGATCTGGGTGTACTGCGGTAACGGCAAGCCGTCCGACCTCGGTGGCGACAACCTGCCCGCCAAGTTCCTGGAAGGCTTCGTGCGGACCAGCAACCTGAAGTTCCAGGACGCGTACAACGCGGCCGGTGGCCACAACGCGGTGTGGAACTTCGACGCCAACGGCACCCACGACTGGCCCTACTGGGGCGCGCAGCTGCATGCGATGCTGCCCGACCTGCAGTCGTCGCTGGGCGCTACCCCGGGCGCCGGCCCGGCCACCGCGGCGCCTGCCCCGGCCCAGGGCACGTAACACCTTCAGAGCAACACGATTGACGGCGGGAACCCTTCGGGGTCCCGCCGTTGGTCGTTTGCGGTGTGAGCTGATTCACTACCCTGCGGGTGGGGGTGACCTCGCCCCTGGTTACTGTGCAAACACAGCGACTACACGATGGAGGGTG
This genomic interval carries:
- the ag85A gene encoding diacylglycerol acyltransferase/mycolyltransferase Ag85A, which produces MTLVDRFRGAVARMPRRLVVGAAGAALLSGLIGVVGGPATAGAFSRPGLPVEYLQVPSAAMGRDIKIQFQSGGANAPALYLLDGMRAQDDFNGWDINTPAFEWYNQSGIAVVMPVGGQSSFYSDWYAPACGKAGCTTYKWETFLTSELPQYLSANKQVKPTGSAAVGLSMAGSSALILAAYHPEQFPYAGSLSALLDPSQGMGPTLIGLAMGDAGGYKTKDMWGPSSDPAWQRNDPSLQVGKLVANNTRIWVYCGNGKPSDLGGDNLPAKFLEGFVRTSNLKFQDAYNAAGGHNAVWNFDANGTHDWPYWGAQLHAMLPDLQSSLGATPGAGPATAAPAPAQGT
- the aftB gene encoding terminal beta-(1->2)-arabinofuranosyltransferase, which gives rise to MPSASPGLEAIKREVMRRRPRVGRANPPPFPYDIVVRVSLWVSVAVVAVLFGWGAWQRRWIADDGLIVLRTVRNLLAGNGPVFNQGERVEANTSTAWTYLMYIGSWVGGPVRMEYVALTLALVLSVSGVALLMLGAGRLYAPSLRGRRAIMLPAGALVYIALPPARDFATSGLESGLTLAYLGLLWWMMVRWSQPVRNRPESDVFLGVLAFVAGFSVLVRPELALMGGLALIMMLIAARTWRRRMLIVVAGGLLPVAYQIFRMGYYGLLVPGTALAKDAAGDKWSQGMIYLSNFVSPYAVWLPVLLLVPLGLLLMAARRRPSFLRPMLAPNYGRVARAVQSPPAAVAFVLVSGLLQALYWTRQGGDFMHARVLLTPLFCLLAPVAVIPVLIPDGQDFSRETGYWLAGAASLLWLGIAGWSLWAANSPGMGYDATHVTYSGIVDERRFYAQATGHAHPLTAADYLDYPRMAAVLAALDNTPDGALLLPSGNYIQWDIVPQLQQPPTAPGSPPDSKPPQKPQHAVFFTNLGMLGMNVGLDVRVIDQIGLANPLAQHTRRLTHGRIGHDKNLFPDWVIADGPWVKVYPGIPGYLDANWVAQAVAALQCPETKAVLASVRAPMSPHRFVSNFLHSFEFTAYRIDRVPLYELARCGLPVPEPSPPPPRE